In one window of Chloroflexi bacterium ADurb.Bin180 DNA:
- the fusA_3 gene encoding Elongation factor G, protein MSEVAPLERVRNIGIIAHIDAGKTTTTERILFYTGRTYRMGNVDDGTTVTDWMDEERERGITISAAAITCSWHDCQINIIDTPGHIDFTAEVQRSLRVLDGGVVVFDAVAGVEPQSETVWHQANRFGVPRICFVNKMDRIGANFWRAVEMIRGRLKASPLVMQVPVGAESSFRGVVDLIENKAILYADDLGTVMDVQEVPPELHADVARWRETLIETIADTDECLTTKYLEGTAITPQELRLALRKATIRSQLVPVFCGTALRNKGIQPLLDAIVDLLPSPRDIPPIVGQNPFLKQEESRAPSEDAPLAALAFKIVSDPFAGRLAYVRVYSGQLRAGSVVSNAAKERKERVGKLLRMYANQREEVPLLRAGDIGAVVGFKFTFTGDTLCDPAHPIVLESIKFPEPVISVVVEPRTKADQDKLADSLRRLAEEDPTFTVRTEEETGQTVISGMGELHLEVLVDRMLREFHVEANVGKPQVSYRETITQKARSEGLFERQTGGREQFGHVWLELEPLPRGAGICFESRVSPDRVPAEFVPAVEQGVRESTESGVIAGYPLVDLRVTLVDGSYVVGESTEMAYKVATALAMRKGVAQARPTMMEPIMSVEVVVPEGFLGEVLSGLNSRRANIESMEPRAEGYQALRCTVPLVEMFGYATDVRSMTQGRGTFTMEFNHYAELPADRIRELSGGYSVGGAA, encoded by the coding sequence ATGTCTGAGGTAGCTCCACTAGAGCGGGTTAGAAACATCGGGATCATCGCCCATATAGATGCAGGCAAGACGACTACTACAGAGCGTATCCTGTTCTACACTGGGCGGACCTATCGCATGGGGAATGTCGACGATGGGACCACTGTCACGGACTGGATGGATGAGGAGAGGGAACGCGGCATAACCATCTCCGCGGCAGCTATTACCTGCTCCTGGCACGATTGTCAGATTAACATCATTGATACGCCGGGTCATATCGACTTTACGGCGGAAGTGCAGCGGAGTCTGCGGGTCTTGGATGGCGGCGTGGTGGTTTTTGACGCCGTGGCGGGCGTAGAGCCCCAGTCCGAGACCGTGTGGCATCAGGCCAATCGGTTTGGGGTGCCACGGATCTGTTTCGTTAACAAGATGGATCGAATCGGGGCGAATTTCTGGCGCGCCGTGGAAATGATTCGCGGCCGGCTCAAGGCGTCACCGCTGGTGATGCAAGTGCCGGTTGGAGCAGAATCATCCTTTCGCGGTGTGGTGGATCTGATTGAGAACAAAGCGATCCTCTACGCCGACGATCTGGGCACGGTCATGGACGTTCAAGAGGTACCCCCCGAACTACATGCAGATGTAGCCCGGTGGCGCGAAACCCTGATCGAGACAATCGCCGATACTGACGAGTGTTTGACAACCAAATACCTGGAAGGCACCGCGATCACACCGCAGGAACTGCGGCTGGCTCTACGCAAGGCCACGATCCGCTCTCAGTTGGTGCCAGTGTTCTGTGGGACGGCACTGCGCAACAAAGGAATTCAACCGTTGTTGGATGCCATTGTCGACCTGCTTCCCTCCCCACGGGACATTCCACCGATTGTCGGGCAGAATCCCTTCCTGAAGCAAGAGGAGAGCCGGGCGCCGAGTGAAGATGCTCCTCTCGCGGCGCTGGCTTTCAAGATCGTTTCGGATCCGTTTGCCGGAAGGTTGGCCTACGTGAGGGTCTACTCAGGCCAGCTCAGGGCTGGCTCGGTGGTGTCGAATGCGGCCAAGGAGCGCAAGGAACGGGTCGGCAAGCTTTTGCGCATGTATGCCAACCAGCGCGAAGAGGTGCCCTTGCTCAGGGCCGGGGATATCGGGGCCGTGGTAGGATTCAAGTTCACTTTCACCGGTGACACGCTCTGCGACCCGGCTCACCCGATTGTGCTCGAGTCGATCAAGTTTCCCGAGCCGGTGATCTCGGTGGTCGTCGAGCCGAGAACCAAGGCCGATCAGGACAAACTGGCAGATTCGCTCCGGCGGCTGGCCGAAGAGGATCCCACCTTCACGGTGCGAACGGAGGAAGAGACAGGACAGACTGTCATCTCTGGTATGGGGGAATTGCACCTCGAAGTGTTGGTTGATCGCATGCTGCGCGAGTTTCACGTCGAAGCAAACGTGGGCAAACCACAGGTGTCGTACCGTGAGACCATCACGCAGAAGGCACGCAGCGAAGGGCTGTTCGAACGCCAGACCGGCGGCCGTGAGCAATTCGGCCACGTGTGGCTCGAGCTGGAGCCGCTGCCAAGGGGCGCCGGCATCTGTTTTGAGAGCCGGGTGTCTCCAGACAGGGTCCCGGCCGAGTTTGTTCCGGCGGTCGAGCAGGGCGTGCGCGAGTCCACGGAGAGTGGTGTCATTGCCGGTTATCCGCTGGTGGACCTGCGGGTGACGCTGGTTGACGGTTCGTACGTGGTCGGTGAGTCGACCGAGATGGCTTACAAAGTGGCCACAGCGCTGGCCATGCGCAAGGGTGTCGCCCAGGCCAGGCCGACGATGATGGAACCGATCATGAGCGTCGAGGTGGTCGTGCCGGAAGGATTCCTGGGCGAAGTACTGAGCGGGCTCAACTCGAGGCGGGCCAATATCGAGAGTATGGAGCCGCGAGCTGAAGGTTATCAGGCGCTGCGTTGCACGGTGCCACTGGTGGAGATGTTCGGTTATGCCACCGATGTTCGCTCGATGACTCAGGGGCGAGGCACGTTCACGATGGAGTTCAATCATTACGCCGAGCTTCCGGCTGATAGAATCCGGGAGTTGTCCGGCGGATACAGTGTAGGTGGTGCAGCATAG
- the rpsG gene encoding 30S ribosomal protein S7, whose product MPRDGAVPRRRTIPDPKYGKVSVAQFINKLMERGKKSTAQRIFYDSCAIIEERTQKNPIETFETALRNSMPVIEVKPRRVGGATYQVPVEVPEYRSTALAIRWLIASAHSRSGKTMAQKLADELMDAAKGLGNTIKKREDTHKMAEANRAFAHYRW is encoded by the coding sequence ATGCCAAGAGACGGAGCAGTTCCACGCCGAAGGACCATACCTGATCCCAAGTACGGGAAGGTTTCGGTGGCACAGTTCATCAACAAACTGATGGAGCGCGGCAAGAAGAGCACCGCGCAGCGCATCTTTTACGACTCGTGTGCCATTATCGAAGAGCGCACTCAGAAGAATCCGATCGAGACTTTCGAAACGGCTCTGCGCAACTCTATGCCGGTTATCGAAGTGAAGCCTCGCCGCGTCGGCGGCGCGACCTATCAGGTGCCAGTCGAGGTGCCCGAGTATCGCAGCACTGCCCTGGCCATTCGCTGGCTGATTGCCTCGGCGCACAGCCGCTCTGGCAAGACCATGGCGCAGAAGCTGGCCGATGAACTGATGGACGCGGCCAAGGGCCTGGGTAACACCATCAAGAAGCGTGAAGACACTCACAAGATGGCCGAGGCTAACCGCGCCTTTGCCCACTATCGCTGGTAG
- the rpsL gene encoding 30S ribosomal protein S12: MGPFKNREEELPTINQLVRKGRKQLSKKTKAPALRMTRNSLRGLVAHGTYSPQKRGVCTQVKTMTPKKPNSALRKIARVRLTNGIEVTAYIPGEGHNLQEHSAVLVRGGRVKDLPGVRYHIVRGTLDSAGVENRKKARSKYGAKTPKEAAQ, translated from the coding sequence GTGGGGCCGTTCAAGAATAGGGAGGAAGAGTTGCCGACCATCAATCAGCTGGTCCGGAAGGGACGCAAGCAACTGAGCAAAAAGACCAAGGCACCTGCGCTGCGTATGACACGCAATTCGCTGCGCGGATTGGTTGCCCATGGAACATACTCACCGCAAAAGCGCGGCGTGTGCACCCAGGTCAAGACGATGACGCCAAAGAAGCCGAACTCGGCGTTGCGCAAGATCGCCCGCGTCCGCCTGACCAACGGCATCGAAGTCACGGCCTATATCCCTGGCGAAGGGCACAACCTGCAGGAGCACTCGGCGGTTCTCGTTCGTGGGGGCAGGGTCAAGGATCTGCCGGGTGTGCGCTACCACATCGTGCGCGGCACGCTTGACTCGGCGGGAGTGGAAAACCGCAAGAAGGCGCGCTCCAAGTACGGGGCCAAGACTCCCAAAGAAGCCGCTCAGTAA